From Streptomyces chrestomyceticus JCM 4735, one genomic window encodes:
- a CDS encoding 3-oxoacyl-ACP reductase, which produces MTDQTAAATEGSATPVCRRLVGRTAVITGAGSGIGLATARRLASEGANVVCADIDEKAGKAAAEEVGGTFVQVDVTDSDQVEALFKAAYDTYGSVDVAFNNAGISPADDDSILTTGLDAWKRVQEVNLTSVYLCCKHALPYMQRQGKGSIINTASFVAVMGAATSQISYTASKGGVLSMSRELGVQFAREGIRVNALCPGPVNTPLLKELFAKDPERAARRLVHVPVGRFAEPEEIAAAVAFLASDDASFVNAAEFLVDGGIAGAYVTPV; this is translated from the coding sequence GTGACCGACCAGACCGCCGCGGCCACCGAAGGCAGCGCGACCCCCGTGTGCCGCCGCCTCGTCGGCCGCACCGCCGTCATCACCGGCGCCGGCAGCGGCATCGGCCTGGCCACCGCCCGCCGCCTGGCCTCCGAGGGCGCCAACGTCGTGTGCGCCGACATCGACGAGAAGGCCGGCAAGGCCGCCGCCGAGGAGGTCGGCGGCACCTTCGTGCAGGTGGACGTGACCGACTCCGACCAGGTCGAGGCGCTGTTCAAGGCCGCGTACGACACCTACGGCTCGGTCGACGTGGCCTTCAACAACGCCGGCATCTCGCCCGCCGACGACGATTCGATCCTCACCACCGGGCTGGACGCCTGGAAGCGCGTCCAGGAGGTCAACCTCACCTCCGTCTACCTGTGCTGCAAGCACGCACTGCCCTACATGCAGCGCCAGGGCAAGGGCTCCATCATCAACACGGCGTCCTTCGTGGCCGTCATGGGCGCCGCCACCTCCCAGATCAGCTACACCGCCTCCAAGGGCGGCGTCCTGTCGATGTCCCGCGAGCTGGGCGTGCAGTTCGCCCGCGAGGGCATCCGGGTGAACGCGCTGTGCCCGGGGCCGGTGAACACGCCGCTGCTGAAGGAACTGTTCGCCAAGGACCCGGAGCGCGCCGCGCGCCGCCTGGTGCACGTCCCGGTCGGCCGGTTCGCCGAGCCCGAGGAGATCGCCGCCGCGGTCGCCTTCCTCGCCAGCGACGACGCGTCCTTCGTGAACGCCGCGGAGTTCCTGGTGGACGGCGGAATCGCAGGGGCGTACGTCACACCCGTGTAG
- a CDS encoding haloacid dehalogenase-like hydrolase, producing MRTRHALALGLAAAATVTTLAATGPAVAAPAHPAKAPERTSCPQLSKKIKWYGANRAKIQRMIDERGTCSHPKPGPEGRPVAAFDWDNTVVKNDITDATLAWSLKHDKILRPKSWKATSPWMTTAADRALTKACGTSVPVGRPLRTSKNAACADEIMEIRGTARTMDGTAAFAGEWNHRRTKPEYAWVPQLFAGLTPAQLTSYTRQARAEVLAAPIGAKQTVGTHQLAGYVRYYGQQKDLIRTLKAAGFEVYIVSASSETVAEAWSGGVGIDRAHTIGVRSLMKNGRFTTGIRGCGDVKDGHGEVLPYMDGKRCLINQEIFKIKGAEAWRFQDPAHRIALGGGDANTDVTFVNDATGIHLAINRNQPELMCRGYDDADGRWVVNPMFIEPLPRKAGTYPCATKGYTNTDGGLGAVRRPDGTVVPDQKDRVHA from the coding sequence ATGCGCACCAGACACGCCCTCGCCCTGGGACTCGCCGCCGCCGCGACCGTCACCACCCTCGCGGCCACCGGGCCCGCGGTCGCCGCGCCCGCGCACCCCGCGAAGGCCCCGGAGCGTACGAGCTGTCCGCAGCTCTCCAAGAAGATCAAGTGGTACGGCGCCAACCGCGCCAAGATCCAGCGCATGATCGACGAGCGCGGCACCTGCTCGCACCCGAAGCCGGGCCCCGAGGGCCGCCCCGTCGCCGCCTTCGACTGGGACAACACCGTCGTCAAGAACGACATCACCGACGCCACCCTCGCCTGGTCCCTCAAGCACGACAAGATCCTGCGCCCCAAGAGCTGGAAGGCCACCAGCCCCTGGATGACCACCGCGGCCGACCGCGCCCTGACCAAGGCGTGCGGCACCTCCGTACCCGTCGGCCGCCCGCTGCGCACCTCGAAGAACGCGGCCTGCGCCGACGAGATCATGGAGATCCGCGGCACCGCCCGCACCATGGACGGCACGGCCGCCTTCGCGGGCGAGTGGAACCACCGCCGCACCAAGCCCGAGTACGCCTGGGTCCCGCAGCTTTTCGCCGGGCTGACGCCGGCCCAGCTCACCTCGTACACCCGGCAGGCCCGCGCCGAGGTCCTCGCCGCGCCCATCGGCGCGAAGCAGACCGTCGGCACCCACCAGCTCGCCGGCTACGTCCGCTACTACGGCCAGCAGAAGGACCTGATCCGCACCCTCAAGGCGGCCGGGTTCGAGGTCTACATCGTCTCCGCGTCCTCGGAGACCGTCGCCGAGGCGTGGTCCGGCGGCGTCGGCATCGACCGCGCGCACACCATCGGCGTCCGCAGCCTCATGAAGAACGGCCGGTTCACCACCGGCATCCGCGGCTGCGGCGACGTCAAGGACGGCCACGGCGAGGTGCTGCCGTACATGGACGGCAAGCGCTGCCTGATCAACCAGGAGATCTTCAAGATCAAGGGCGCCGAGGCGTGGCGGTTCCAGGACCCCGCGCACCGCATCGCGCTCGGCGGCGGCGACGCCAACACCGACGTCACCTTCGTCAACGACGCCACCGGCATTCACCTGGCCATCAACCGCAACCAGCCGGAACTGATGTGCCGCGGCTACGACGACGCCGACGGCCGCTGGGTGGTCAACCCCATGTTCATCGAGCCGCTGCCCCGTAAGGCCGGCACGTACCCCTGCGCCACCAAGGGCTACACCAACACCGACGGCGGCCTCGGCGCGGTCCGCCGCCCCGACGGCACGGTGGTCCCCGACCAGAAGGACCGCGTCCACGCCTGA
- a CDS encoding amino acid deaminase/aldolase produces the protein MSRYSCDAVGDRARLDRATAGLDAPLAVVDLGAFDANAADLVRRAQGKPVRVASKSVRCRALLERALARDGFAGIMSFTLAESLWLARSGFEDVLLAYPSADRAGFAELTADPKLAGAVAVLVDDMAQLELIDAARPAGGGEEVRVCLEWDTAFRPLGGRVRVGARRSPLSRPEQVAALARAVTRRPGFRVVGLMAYEGHVAGVGDAVAGQPLRSRAVRAMQTAARRDIARRRWEVVRAVRAEAPDLEFVNGGGTGSVQYTAAEAAVTEVAAGSGLYVPRLFDNYRSFSGRPAAVFAQPVVRRPGDGVVTVLGGGYPASGVAGRDRSPVPYLPEGLRYDPQEEAGEVQTPLLGPATAGLRLGDKVWFRHAKAGELCERFAELHLVEGDRVVATVPTYRGEGRTFL, from the coding sequence ATGTCCCGGTACTCGTGCGACGCAGTTGGTGACAGGGCCCGCCTCGACCGGGCCACCGCCGGTCTCGACGCGCCGCTGGCCGTCGTGGACCTGGGGGCGTTCGACGCCAATGCCGCCGATCTGGTGCGGCGGGCCCAGGGCAAGCCGGTGCGGGTGGCGAGCAAGTCGGTGCGCTGCCGGGCCCTGCTGGAGCGGGCGCTGGCGCGCGACGGCTTCGCGGGGATCATGAGTTTCACGCTGGCCGAGTCGCTGTGGCTGGCCCGGTCGGGGTTCGAGGACGTCCTGCTGGCGTATCCGTCGGCGGACCGGGCGGGGTTCGCGGAGCTGACGGCCGACCCGAAACTGGCCGGCGCGGTGGCCGTACTGGTCGACGACATGGCGCAACTGGAGCTGATCGACGCGGCCCGGCCCGCGGGGGGCGGCGAGGAGGTGCGGGTGTGTCTGGAGTGGGACACCGCGTTCCGGCCGCTGGGCGGGCGGGTGCGGGTGGGCGCGCGGCGTTCGCCGTTGAGCCGCCCGGAGCAGGTGGCCGCGCTGGCCCGTGCGGTGACGCGCCGTCCGGGGTTCCGAGTGGTGGGCCTGATGGCGTACGAGGGGCATGTGGCGGGCGTGGGTGACGCGGTTGCCGGGCAGCCGCTGCGGTCGCGGGCCGTGCGGGCGATGCAGACGGCGGCGCGCCGGGACATCGCGCGGCGGCGCTGGGAGGTGGTGCGCGCGGTGCGGGCCGAGGCGCCGGACCTGGAGTTCGTCAACGGCGGCGGTACGGGCAGTGTGCAGTACACGGCGGCGGAGGCCGCGGTGACGGAGGTGGCGGCGGGTTCGGGGCTGTACGTGCCACGGCTGTTCGACAACTACCGGTCGTTCTCGGGCCGTCCGGCGGCGGTGTTCGCGCAGCCGGTGGTGCGGCGGCCGGGTGACGGGGTCGTGACCGTACTGGGCGGCGGGTATCCGGCGTCCGGAGTGGCGGGGCGGGACCGGTCGCCGGTGCCGTATCTGCCCGAGGGGCTGCGGTACGACCCGCAGGAGGAGGCCGGGGAGGTGCAGACGCCGCTGCTGGGACCGGCCACGGCCGGGCTGCGGCTCGGCGACAAGGTGTGGTTCCGGCACGCGAAGGCGGGTGAGCTGTGCGAGCGGTTCGCCGAACTGCACCTGGTCGAGGGCGACCGGGTGGTGGCGACGGTGCCGACGTACCGCGGGGAGGGCCGCACCTTCCTGTAG
- the mycP gene encoding type VII secretion-associated serine protease mycosin, with protein sequence MTRKTLLRVGVTLSAAALTVLPALPAHADGIRAQEWALNALHAEKAWETTKGEGVTVAVLDTGVDADHPDLQGQVLPANDLVGFGASPGDSSWAEHGTAMSGIIAGHGHGADRADGVVGVAPEAKILPVRVILEDSDPQRQRARTERAGALADGIRWATDHGADVINLSLGDDSRSAHPEPREDAAIQYALSKGVPVIASAGNGGKDGDHVSYPAAYPGVIAVTAVDQWGSRANFSTRRWYATVCAPGVGVVIANPDRKYYEGWGTSAASAFVSGAVALVRSAHPDLSPAQIKKLLTDTAQDAPEDGRNDELGAGMVDPAAAMEEAETLRPTPQKPEPATYTKQYFGTGPTTTPATDRTGWLPWTATIGGIALIAVSATFWRKRA encoded by the coding sequence ATGACCAGGAAGACCCTGCTGCGCGTCGGCGTCACCCTGTCCGCCGCCGCGCTGACCGTGCTGCCCGCCCTGCCCGCCCACGCCGACGGCATACGCGCCCAGGAGTGGGCGCTGAACGCCCTGCACGCGGAGAAGGCATGGGAGACCACCAAGGGCGAAGGCGTCACCGTCGCCGTCCTGGACACCGGCGTCGACGCGGACCACCCCGACCTCCAGGGCCAGGTCCTGCCCGCCAACGACCTGGTCGGCTTCGGCGCGAGTCCCGGCGACAGCTCCTGGGCCGAACACGGCACCGCCATGTCCGGCATCATCGCCGGTCACGGCCACGGCGCCGACCGGGCCGACGGCGTCGTCGGCGTCGCACCCGAAGCCAAGATCCTCCCGGTCCGCGTCATCCTGGAGGACAGCGACCCGCAACGGCAGCGCGCCCGCACCGAACGCGCCGGGGCCCTGGCCGACGGCATCCGCTGGGCCACCGACCACGGCGCCGACGTCATCAACCTGTCCCTCGGCGACGACAGCCGCTCCGCGCACCCCGAACCCCGCGAGGACGCCGCCATCCAGTACGCCCTGAGCAAGGGCGTCCCGGTCATCGCCTCGGCCGGCAACGGCGGCAAGGACGGCGACCACGTCTCCTACCCCGCCGCCTACCCCGGCGTGATCGCCGTGACCGCCGTCGACCAGTGGGGCTCCCGCGCCAACTTCTCCACCCGCCGCTGGTACGCCACCGTCTGCGCGCCCGGCGTCGGCGTCGTCATCGCCAACCCGGACCGCAAGTACTACGAGGGCTGGGGCACCAGCGCCGCGTCCGCCTTCGTCTCCGGCGCGGTGGCCCTCGTCCGCTCCGCCCACCCGGACCTCAGCCCCGCCCAGATCAAGAAACTCCTCACCGACACCGCCCAGGACGCCCCCGAAGACGGCCGCAACGACGAGCTGGGCGCCGGCATGGTGGACCCGGCCGCCGCGATGGAAGAGGCCGAAACCCTCCGGCCCACACCCCAAAAACCCGAACCGGCCACCTACACCAAGCAGTACTTCGGCACCGGCCCCACCACGACTCCGGCAACCGACCGCACCGGGTGGCTCCCGTGGACGGCGACGATCGGGGGCATAGCCCTGATCGCCGTCTCCGCAACGTTCTGGCGAAAGCGCGCCTGA
- a CDS encoding SseB family protein: MLKNIPTSDFSDDDGTADPELAAALAAYAAHAPGEAAATEARLLPLLSRARLLVPVVAVLGEVETGPDGLKREKTSDMAVPTLQAPDGRRALPAFTSMETLHRWRPDARPVAVPMRQALLAAAHEKADTVVIDLAGPATYQLTGAALRALAEGRESSDPREDPAVTDALRALLAAEPDVLAARLDPSAEADATLALGLAPEAAPAAVAKRLAEALAADETLRSRLVRGLDLALLPPGADTAGAFFTR, from the coding sequence GTGCTCAAAAACATCCCCACCTCGGACTTCTCCGACGACGACGGCACCGCCGACCCGGAACTCGCGGCCGCCCTGGCGGCCTACGCGGCCCACGCCCCGGGCGAGGCCGCCGCCACTGAGGCCCGGCTCCTGCCCCTGCTGAGCCGGGCCCGCCTCCTCGTCCCGGTCGTCGCCGTCCTCGGCGAGGTGGAGACCGGCCCGGACGGTCTGAAGCGGGAGAAGACCAGCGACATGGCCGTGCCGACGCTTCAGGCCCCGGACGGCCGCCGCGCGCTGCCCGCCTTCACGTCCATGGAGACGCTGCACCGCTGGCGCCCGGACGCCCGCCCGGTGGCCGTACCGATGCGCCAGGCCCTGCTGGCCGCCGCCCACGAGAAGGCGGACACCGTCGTCATCGACCTGGCGGGCCCGGCGACGTACCAGCTCACCGGCGCCGCGCTGCGCGCCCTCGCGGAGGGCCGGGAGAGCAGCGACCCGCGCGAGGACCCGGCCGTCACGGACGCGCTGCGCGCCCTGCTGGCCGCCGAGCCGGACGTCCTGGCCGCCCGTCTGGACCCGTCGGCGGAGGCCGACGCGACCCTGGCCCTCGGGCTCGCCCCGGAGGCCGCGCCCGCCGCCGTCGCGAAGCGGCTGGCCGAGGCGCTGGCCGCCGACGAGACGTTGCGTTCCCGGCTCGTACGCGGTCTCGACCTGGCCCTGCTGCCGCCGGGCGCCGACACCGCCGGAGCCTTCTTCACCCGCTGA
- a CDS encoding MIP family channel protein has product METTTETRTVVSEFLGTLLLVFFAVGSAVLAGEYIGTFGIALAFGFTLLALAYALGPISGSHVNPAVTLGMLLARRITPRAAVEYWIAQLLGGIVGAALLFLVAKQVPGLKTSEAFGSNGWGDRSAVHINLGGAFVAEIVLTFLLVFVVLAVTHRVAVVGFDGLPIGLALAVVHLVGIPLTGTSVNPARSIGPALFAGGGALSQLWLFIVAPMIGGALAAVVHQITHPPNEPKQVADERSAD; this is encoded by the coding sequence ATGGAGACGACAACGGAGACCCGCACGGTCGTATCCGAGTTCCTCGGGACGCTGCTCCTGGTGTTCTTCGCCGTCGGCTCCGCGGTGCTGGCCGGCGAGTACATCGGAACCTTCGGCATCGCCCTGGCATTCGGCTTCACCCTGTTGGCCCTGGCGTACGCGCTCGGCCCGATCTCCGGCAGCCACGTCAACCCGGCGGTGACGCTCGGCATGCTGCTGGCGCGGCGTATCACCCCGCGTGCGGCGGTCGAGTACTGGATCGCCCAGTTGCTGGGCGGCATCGTCGGCGCCGCGCTGCTGTTCCTGGTCGCCAAGCAGGTGCCGGGACTGAAGACCAGCGAGGCGTTCGGCTCCAACGGGTGGGGTGACCGCTCGGCCGTGCACATCAATCTCGGCGGCGCCTTCGTGGCTGAGATCGTGCTGACGTTCCTGCTGGTGTTCGTGGTGCTCGCGGTGACGCACCGGGTGGCGGTGGTCGGCTTCGACGGCCTGCCGATCGGCCTGGCCCTGGCCGTCGTGCACCTGGTCGGCATCCCGCTCACGGGGACGTCGGTGAACCCGGCCCGCAGCATCGGCCCGGCCCTGTTCGCGGGCGGCGGCGCACTGTCGCAACTGTGGCTGTTCATCGTGGCGCCCATGATCGGCGGCGCGCTGGCCGCG